The following coding sequences lie in one Candidatus Palauibacter soopunensis genomic window:
- a CDS encoding amidohydrolase family protein, whose amino-acid sequence MGSRSVFAAACFLSFFSVPAAAAAQETSPPLAIVGATIIDGNGGASIVDGTIVIEGDRIAAVGPSADVAVPAGAEVIDGSGKFVTPGFVDTNVHMSLAFGRGGRVEEHAAYWAHHEALILQGLQLHLKHGVTTVRDSYGVLRPMQRVKKKIDSGEEIGPRTYLAGNIVGWGGPASETFAGLPESEISFFAEQMNDEVTLGSGEEMMHMTPDELHVAINAYLDHGPDFIKYGATHHFNYPAGISFSPRAQRVIVEETHKRGLVAETHATSLEGLRLSILAGIDLIQHPDNVGNRTITDELVDMIVERNIVCSMLINQFTGPSWQFHVRNMERAREDLAAAQSRERQRRIPPTTAEIRRRVQDTGLPQPGSVMEGRWTTKRTNAKKLIEAGCIVTVGTDNTLFGRGGVAADFLREEPENMEHQLPGLGTIFAIEGLVELGMTPLEAITVATKNGAIASKALDDYGTLEAGKAADIVVLDADPLAEIANIRQLSMVIKGGRIVDIEALPTDPIALDWAADPPNGSR is encoded by the coding sequence ATGGGCTCACGATCGGTCTTCGCGGCGGCTTGCTTTCTTTCCTTCTTCTCCGTGCCGGCTGCGGCGGCCGCGCAGGAAACATCCCCGCCCCTCGCGATCGTCGGGGCGACGATCATCGACGGAAACGGCGGTGCCTCCATCGTTGACGGGACGATCGTCATCGAGGGGGATCGGATCGCCGCCGTGGGGCCAAGCGCCGACGTGGCCGTTCCCGCGGGCGCGGAAGTCATCGACGGGAGCGGCAAGTTCGTCACGCCCGGGTTCGTGGACACCAACGTCCACATGTCGCTTGCCTTCGGGCGGGGAGGGCGTGTCGAGGAGCACGCGGCGTACTGGGCGCACCACGAGGCGCTCATCCTTCAGGGGCTCCAACTCCACCTGAAGCACGGGGTGACGACCGTCCGCGACAGCTACGGCGTGCTGCGTCCCATGCAGCGGGTCAAGAAGAAGATCGATTCCGGGGAGGAGATCGGCCCGCGCACCTACCTCGCCGGCAACATCGTGGGCTGGGGCGGGCCCGCCTCCGAGACGTTCGCCGGCCTCCCGGAGTCGGAGATCAGCTTCTTCGCCGAGCAGATGAACGACGAGGTCACGCTCGGAAGCGGCGAAGAGATGATGCACATGACGCCCGACGAGCTGCACGTCGCGATCAATGCCTATCTCGACCACGGGCCGGACTTCATCAAGTACGGCGCCACGCACCACTTCAACTATCCGGCGGGTATCTCGTTCTCGCCGCGAGCCCAGCGGGTGATCGTCGAGGAGACGCACAAGCGCGGGCTCGTCGCCGAGACCCATGCCACGAGCCTCGAAGGCCTGCGCCTCTCGATCCTCGCGGGGATCGACCTCATCCAGCACCCGGACAACGTCGGGAACCGCACGATCACCGATGAACTCGTCGACATGATCGTGGAGCGCAACATCGTGTGCTCGATGCTCATCAACCAGTTCACGGGTCCCAGTTGGCAGTTCCACGTCCGCAACATGGAGCGCGCGCGGGAGGATCTCGCCGCGGCCCAGTCTCGCGAGCGTCAGCGGCGCATCCCCCCGACGACCGCGGAGATCCGCCGTCGCGTCCAGGACACCGGCCTTCCACAGCCGGGATCCGTGATGGAAGGACGCTGGACGACGAAGCGGACGAACGCGAAGAAGCTCATCGAAGCGGGCTGCATCGTGACCGTCGGCACCGACAACACGCTCTTCGGGCGCGGGGGCGTGGCGGCGGACTTCCTGCGCGAGGAGCCCGAGAACATGGAGCACCAGCTCCCCGGGCTGGGCACGATCTTCGCCATCGAGGGGCTCGTCGAACTCGGCATGACGCCGCTGGAAGCGATCACCGTCGCCACGAAGAACGGCGCCATCGCGAGCAAGGCGCTCGACGACTACGGCACGCTCGAGGCAGGGAAGGCCGCGGACATCGTCGTCCTCGACGCCGACCCGCTCGCCGAGATCGCGAACATCCGACAGCTCTCGATGGTCATCAAAGGCGGCCGGATCGTCGACATCGAGGCCCTGCCCACCGACCCCATCGCCCTCGACTGGGCCGCCGACCCGCCGAACGGGTCGCGCTAG
- a CDS encoding outer membrane beta-barrel protein — MRRIVFFGLMLLATPAAAQTTLGVRGGIGVSTVTMPEGYDTETRAVAIVGIDVGIQLSDAVSLRLGGSYSPIEADGEAGRDHRGHTVSLWVDYVQLSALGRWTPTARDGWAVGILFGPWTALKRSCHVAAGFTRHPEPVGRGLSPPLLPLSERVRTACDHPNLGLSTNVKSINFGLSAGVGLEIPLADRLRFGLDALYSFGLTAIRDDGYWKTRHLGFQAGPVFLIG; from the coding sequence ATGCGCAGAATCGTGTTCTTCGGTCTCATGCTCCTGGCCACGCCGGCAGCGGCCCAAACCACGCTCGGGGTTCGGGGCGGCATCGGTGTCTCCACCGTCACCATGCCGGAGGGGTACGATACGGAGACGCGCGCGGTGGCCATCGTCGGCATCGATGTCGGAATCCAACTCTCCGATGCGGTCAGCCTGAGGCTCGGCGGGTCTTATTCACCGATAGAGGCCGACGGTGAGGCTGGCCGCGATCATCGAGGGCACACGGTCTCCCTGTGGGTGGATTACGTCCAGTTGTCCGCGTTGGGCCGGTGGACTCCGACCGCACGGGATGGCTGGGCGGTGGGCATCTTGTTCGGTCCGTGGACCGCACTCAAACGCTCATGCCATGTGGCGGCGGGCTTTACCCGGCATCCCGAGCCAGTGGGGCGGGGCCTTAGTCCGCCCCTGCTGCCCCTGTCCGAGCGTGTCCGTACTGCCTGCGACCATCCGAACCTCGGCCTGAGCACGAACGTGAAGTCGATCAATTTCGGCCTGTCGGCCGGCGTCGGGCTCGAAATACCGCTCGCCGACCGCCTCCGGTTCGGCCTCGACGCCCTCTACTCGTTTGGCCTGACCGCGATTCGCGACGACGGGTACTGGAAAACGCGACATCTCGGATTCCAGGCGGGTCCCGTCTTCCTGATCGGATAA
- the ahcY gene encoding adenosylhomocysteinase, which produces MEGAVLHESTQTAAGRIPFRVADLSLAEWGRKEIRLAEHEMPGLMSVRAEYRDAKPLAGRKVMGSLHMTVQTAVLIETLADLGADVRWVSCNIFSTQDHAAAAVAVGPDGTPEDPRGIPVFAWKGETLEEYWWCTEQALLWPDGSGPDLIVDDGGDATLLLHRGLEFERAGNIPDFDAETEPEEWGVILETLRRIAAKDPGRWERTAPGIQGVSEETTTGVHRLYEMAEEGTLLFPAINVNDSVTKSKFDNIYGCRHSVIDGLNRASDVMISGKTAVVCGYGEVGKGCAQALKGQGAHVVVTEIDPICALQAAMEGFQVRTLEDVVETADIFITATGNRDVINFDHMARMKDKAIVGNIGHFDNEIDMAGLAKAGVTRNNIKPQYDEFVFEDGHSVLILSEGRLLNLGNATGHPSFVMSASFTNQVLAQIELARNREAYERQVYMLPKHLDEKVARLHLDHLGARLTELTETQADYIGVPKHGPFKPDHYRY; this is translated from the coding sequence ATGGAAGGCGCCGTACTTCACGAATCGACCCAAACCGCCGCCGGCCGGATTCCCTTCAGGGTCGCGGACCTGAGCCTGGCCGAGTGGGGCCGCAAGGAGATCCGGCTCGCCGAGCACGAGATGCCCGGGCTGATGTCGGTGCGGGCGGAATACCGCGACGCGAAGCCGCTCGCGGGCCGGAAGGTCATGGGCTCGCTGCACATGACCGTGCAGACGGCCGTCCTCATCGAGACGCTGGCCGATCTGGGCGCGGACGTGCGCTGGGTCTCCTGCAACATCTTTTCGACCCAGGATCACGCGGCCGCGGCCGTCGCGGTGGGGCCGGACGGCACGCCGGAAGACCCGCGCGGGATCCCCGTCTTCGCCTGGAAGGGGGAGACGCTCGAGGAATACTGGTGGTGCACGGAGCAGGCGCTCCTGTGGCCGGATGGCTCGGGCCCGGACCTCATCGTCGATGACGGGGGCGACGCGACGCTTCTCCTCCACCGCGGGCTCGAGTTCGAGCGCGCCGGGAACATTCCGGACTTCGACGCGGAGACGGAGCCGGAGGAGTGGGGTGTCATCCTCGAGACGCTGCGCCGGATCGCGGCGAAGGACCCGGGCCGGTGGGAGCGCACGGCGCCCGGCATCCAGGGGGTGTCGGAGGAGACGACGACCGGCGTCCACCGCCTGTACGAGATGGCGGAGGAGGGGACGCTTCTCTTCCCCGCCATCAACGTGAACGACTCGGTGACGAAGTCGAAGTTCGACAACATCTACGGGTGCCGTCACTCGGTCATCGACGGGCTGAACCGCGCCTCGGACGTGATGATCTCGGGCAAGACCGCCGTCGTGTGCGGGTACGGCGAGGTCGGGAAGGGGTGCGCGCAGGCGCTCAAGGGGCAGGGCGCGCACGTGGTCGTGACGGAGATCGACCCGATCTGCGCGCTCCAGGCCGCCATGGAGGGCTTCCAGGTGCGGACGCTCGAGGATGTGGTGGAGACGGCGGACATCTTCATCACGGCGACGGGCAACCGGGACGTGATCAACTTCGATCACATGGCGCGTATGAAGGACAAGGCGATCGTCGGGAACATCGGCCACTTCGACAACGAGATCGACATGGCCGGGCTCGCGAAGGCCGGCGTGACGCGGAACAACATCAAGCCGCAGTACGACGAGTTCGTGTTCGAGGACGGACACTCGGTGCTCATCCTGTCCGAGGGGCGGCTGCTCAACCTCGGGAACGCGACGGGGCATCCGAGCTTCGTGATGAGCGCGAGCTTCACGAACCAGGTGCTGGCGCAGATCGAACTCGCGCGGAACCGCGAGGCCTACGAGCGGCAGGTCTACATGCTGCCGAAGCACCTCGACGAGAAGGTGGCGCGGCTGCACCTCGATCACCTCGGGGCGCGCCTGACGGAGCTGACGGAAACGCAGGCGGACTACATCGGCGTGCCGAAGCACGGCCCCTTCAAGCCGGACCACTACCGCTACTAG
- a CDS encoding metalloregulator ArsR/SmtB family transcription factor — protein sequence MAARAPAPTRDLLSRLESLGDENRLRLLTLLDRNEFTVSELVSVLQLPQSTVSRHLRVLADDGWVRRRHEGKTRFYRMEGVLEAGARELWQVTAGSLAGARWAVDDAERAESVLAERRDRAAAFFSESSAEWDALRDDLFGSDARFAALFGLLDPEWVVGDLGAGTGTLANMISPFVKRVIAVDRSPEMLAAAAVRLGERDNVEVREGELESLPVDDGELDLAVLMLVLHFTVEPGRVLAEAARALAPNGRLLVLDMRAHDREEYRETMGHLWLGFTEDQMRDWTRSAGLEGYRHLPLAPEPEAAGPALFAATARKAVCTTKTAKTA from the coding sequence ATGGCCGCACGGGCGCCCGCACCGACTCGGGATCTTCTCTCCCGCCTTGAATCCCTCGGGGACGAGAACCGGCTGCGGCTGCTTACGCTCCTGGACCGGAACGAGTTTACCGTCTCGGAACTGGTCTCCGTGCTCCAGCTCCCGCAGTCCACGGTCTCGCGTCACCTCCGCGTGCTCGCGGATGATGGCTGGGTGCGCCGGCGACACGAAGGCAAGACCCGGTTCTACCGGATGGAGGGCGTTCTCGAGGCCGGTGCCCGGGAGTTGTGGCAGGTCACGGCCGGGAGTCTCGCGGGGGCCCGTTGGGCCGTGGACGATGCCGAGCGGGCCGAGAGCGTGCTCGCCGAGCGCCGGGATCGGGCCGCGGCCTTCTTCTCCGAATCCTCAGCGGAATGGGACGCCCTCCGCGACGACTTGTTCGGAAGCGACGCCCGGTTCGCGGCGCTGTTCGGTCTGCTCGATCCGGAGTGGGTCGTGGGCGATCTCGGCGCGGGGACGGGGACGCTGGCAAACATGATCTCGCCCTTCGTGAAGCGCGTGATCGCGGTCGACCGATCGCCCGAGATGCTGGCGGCGGCGGCCGTGCGCCTGGGCGAACGCGACAACGTCGAGGTCCGCGAGGGAGAACTGGAGTCGCTCCCCGTCGACGACGGGGAACTCGACCTGGCCGTGCTGATGCTCGTCCTCCACTTCACCGTCGAACCCGGCCGGGTGCTGGCGGAGGCGGCCCGGGCACTGGCCCCGAACGGGAGACTCCTCGTGCTCGACATGCGCGCGCACGACAGAGAGGAGTATCGAGAAACCATGGGGCACCTGTGGCTCGGCTTCACGGAGGATCAGATGCGCGACTGGACGCGTAGCGCCGGTCTCGAAGGGTACCGTCACCTTCCGCTCGCCCCCGAACCCGAGGCGGCCGGACCGGCGCTCTTCGCGGCCACCGCCCGGAAAGCTGTCTGCACAACGAAGACTGCAAAGACTGCCTGA
- a CDS encoding CocE/NonD family hydrolase, which yields MDRRSFVRAGLAGAGFAGIGAALDPHALAGGTEGPAPRPLPETDGDVVIVKDVPVPMRDGLELMTDLYLPAVDGVPLEEPLPAVLARTPYDKMRPISIEHAMFFARNGYVSVVQDCRGRFNSPGDFFPFVQEPEDGYDTVEWVARHPSCDGQVGTYGVSYQAWVQFETATLNPPGLKTMIPYQGPTNAYTYSMKCGGALGLGLLQWILSVASNGNEARANPQITEAINEMRTGQTFLDWASRIPWRRGETPLSLAPTYEEAAHQLYFDNYDYSDFWRQPGLGMDEHFESYPDMPILWVVGWFDWYPRTISDGYQAMVRMEREDQHILIGPWTHNNFASSIGDVNFGTEGARIVTYDDYLNLELRWFDRWLKGDESADVWAPAKYFIMGGGDGRKAENGRLNQGGAWRYEESWPPVAARPTEFHLHEGGGLSPEAPSARASSTTYTYDPRNSVSSNGRCIVAYGPALEFGFQGMGPRDQIEMETLPGHGIPGMPIASRPDVLVFQTDPLPDDLTIAGDITAVLFISSDAPDTDFYVKLLDVHPSNADYPSGYAFPVSEGILRARYRDGFEQSVLMEEGEVYRLEFPLEPSANLFKAGHRIRVDVYSSSFPNFDINRNTGNPRDRRWQVANNTVYHEAANASHVLLPLMP from the coding sequence ATGGACCGCAGATCGTTCGTTCGAGCCGGACTGGCCGGAGCGGGGTTCGCCGGAATCGGCGCCGCCCTCGACCCCCACGCGCTGGCCGGGGGCACCGAGGGGCCGGCTCCGCGCCCACTCCCGGAGACCGATGGGGATGTCGTCATCGTGAAGGACGTGCCGGTCCCCATGCGCGACGGCCTCGAACTCATGACGGATCTCTACCTGCCGGCGGTGGACGGCGTCCCGCTGGAGGAGCCGCTCCCCGCCGTCCTCGCGCGGACTCCGTACGACAAGATGCGCCCGATCTCGATCGAGCACGCGATGTTCTTCGCGCGGAACGGGTATGTGTCCGTCGTCCAGGACTGCCGCGGGCGATTCAACTCGCCGGGCGACTTCTTCCCCTTCGTCCAGGAGCCGGAAGACGGTTACGACACGGTCGAGTGGGTCGCGCGGCACCCGTCCTGCGACGGCCAGGTGGGGACGTACGGCGTCTCGTACCAGGCGTGGGTCCAGTTCGAGACCGCGACGCTGAACCCGCCCGGCCTCAAGACGATGATCCCCTACCAGGGTCCGACGAACGCCTACACCTACAGCATGAAGTGCGGCGGCGCCCTGGGACTGGGGCTGCTGCAGTGGATCCTGTCGGTCGCGTCGAACGGGAACGAGGCGCGCGCGAACCCGCAGATCACCGAAGCGATCAACGAGATGCGCACGGGGCAGACGTTTCTCGACTGGGCCTCGCGCATCCCATGGCGGCGCGGGGAGACCCCGCTCAGCCTCGCCCCCACCTACGAGGAAGCCGCCCACCAGCTCTACTTCGACAACTACGATTACAGCGACTTCTGGCGGCAGCCGGGCCTCGGCATGGACGAGCACTTCGAGTCGTACCCGGACATGCCCATCCTCTGGGTCGTGGGCTGGTTCGACTGGTATCCGCGCACGATCAGCGACGGGTACCAGGCGATGGTGCGCATGGAGCGGGAGGACCAGCACATCCTCATCGGTCCGTGGACGCACAACAACTTCGCGTCGTCGATCGGGGACGTGAACTTCGGCACCGAGGGCGCCCGGATCGTCACCTACGACGACTACCTGAACCTGGAACTCCGCTGGTTCGACCGCTGGCTGAAGGGCGACGAGAGCGCCGACGTGTGGGCGCCCGCCAAGTACTTCATCATGGGCGGGGGCGACGGGCGGAAGGCCGAGAACGGCCGCCTCAACCAGGGCGGCGCGTGGCGCTACGAGGAAAGCTGGCCCCCGGTCGCGGCCCGGCCGACCGAATTCCATCTCCACGAGGGAGGGGGGCTCTCCCCGGAGGCGCCGTCCGCGCGCGCCTCCTCAACGACCTACACGTACGACCCGCGCAATTCGGTCTCCAGCAACGGCCGCTGCATCGTGGCCTACGGCCCCGCGCTCGAGTTCGGGTTCCAGGGGATGGGCCCGCGCGACCAGATCGAAATGGAGACGCTGCCCGGCCACGGGATCCCCGGCATGCCGATCGCCTCCCGCCCGGACGTGCTCGTCTTCCAGACGGACCCGCTCCCCGACGACCTGACGATCGCCGGAGACATCACGGCGGTTCTCTTCATCTCATCCGACGCGCCGGACACCGACTTCTACGTGAAGCTGCTCGATGTCCATCCGTCGAACGCGGACTATCCGAGCGGCTACGCGTTCCCGGTCTCCGAGGGCATCCTCCGCGCCCGCTACCGGGACGGGTTCGAGCAGTCCGTGCTCATGGAGGAGGGAGAGGTCTACCGCCTCGAGTTCCCGCTCGAACCCTCGGCGAACCTCTTCAAGGCGGGACACCGGATCCGCGTCGACGTCTACAGCAGCAGCTTCCCGAACTTCGACATCAACCGGAACACGGGAAATCCGCGCGACCGCCGGTGGCAGGTCGCGAACAACACGGTCTACCACGAGGCCGCGAACGCCTCGCACGTCCTGCTCCCGCTGATGCCCTAG